From the genome of Actinomycetota bacterium, one region includes:
- a CDS encoding ABC transporter ATP-binding protein translates to MTSENALASAVDAIEIDGVSKRFRLYRQKPSSLKQRVLTARSRADELWALHDVSFDVREGSTFGLIGHNGSGKTTLLKCIAGILRPTSGTIRQRGRLAALLELGAGFHPELTGRENVYLNASFLGLSRKETDRVYDDVVAFAELEEFMDNQVKFYSSGMLVRLGFAVAVHVDPDVLLVDEVLAVGDEAFQAKCIERVKQFQREGRTIVLVTHALDTVRDICDRAAMLHHGRVHSIGAPDDVVREMRYVLLGVTDPGFLPEQGSREAEIAEVQIIRANGSGDGDVRRHDPLTIQVDVRTNEPVDDLDVDFAILDGATNHPVLDARASTNGIDLGRVDGKRRVRFRIESFPYEAGKYWVTVGLSARPTGHLYHVQTQRYVFDVVDVPRVQKRVDARVDVEVDVL, encoded by the coding sequence ATGACCAGCGAGAACGCACTCGCGTCCGCCGTCGACGCCATCGAGATCGACGGCGTCAGCAAACGCTTCCGGCTGTACAGGCAGAAGCCGTCCTCGCTCAAGCAGCGCGTCCTCACCGCGCGATCCCGAGCCGACGAGCTGTGGGCGCTCCACGACGTCTCGTTCGACGTTCGCGAGGGCAGCACGTTCGGGCTCATCGGTCACAACGGGTCCGGCAAGACGACGCTGCTGAAGTGCATCGCGGGGATCCTCCGACCGACGTCCGGGACGATCCGCCAGCGCGGTCGACTGGCCGCGTTGCTCGAGCTCGGCGCGGGGTTCCATCCCGAGCTCACCGGCCGCGAGAACGTGTACCTCAACGCGTCGTTCCTCGGGCTGTCGCGCAAGGAGACCGACCGCGTGTACGACGACGTTGTGGCGTTCGCCGAACTCGAGGAGTTCATGGACAACCAGGTCAAGTTCTACTCGTCGGGCATGCTCGTGCGTCTCGGCTTCGCCGTCGCCGTCCACGTCGACCCTGACGTCCTGCTCGTCGACGAGGTCCTCGCGGTGGGGGACGAGGCGTTCCAGGCCAAGTGCATCGAGCGTGTCAAGCAGTTCCAGCGTGAGGGGCGAACGATCGTCCTCGTCACACACGCCCTCGACACAGTTCGCGACATTTGCGACCGCGCAGCGATGCTCCACCACGGGCGCGTGCACTCGATCGGCGCACCCGACGATGTCGTTCGCGAGATGCGCTACGTATTGCTCGGCGTGACGGACCCCGGGTTCCTCCCGGAGCAGGGGAGTCGCGAGGCGGAGATCGCGGAGGTGCAGATCATCAGAGCGAATGGCTCCGGCGACGGCGACGTCCGGCGGCACGATCCCCTCACGATCCAGGTGGACGTCAGGACGAACGAGCCCGTCGACGATCTCGACGTCGACTTCGCCATCCTGGACGGGGCGACGAACCACCCCGTCCTCGACGCGCGCGCGTCGACGAACGGTATCGATCTCGGCCGTGTCGATGGGAAGCGGCGGGTGCGCTTCCGTATCGAGTCGTTCCCGTACGAGGCCGGGAAGTACTGGGTCACCGTCGGATTGTCCGCGCGGCCGACGGGGCACCTGTACCACGTGCAGACGCAGCGGTACGTGTTCGACGTCGTCGACGTTCCCCGCGTGCAGAAACGAGTCGACGCGCGCGTGGACGTTGAGGTCGACGTCCTGTGA
- a CDS encoding NDP-sugar synthase, which yields MKAVVLVGGEGTRLRPLTETIKKELLPLMGRAVLHHTLDHLSRHGVHEVILSSSYLEDTFRSFIDARRGDPTITWITETEPLGTGGAIVNALASVGTDEPFLALNGDIVTDLDVTAMVATHRTRGAAATIALAHVDDARAFGLVATQADGRVTEFREKPQEPVPGDINAGTYVLEPSALSRWELGSRSIERDVFPALIADGLPVYGFSSDAYWIDLGTPEKYLQAHFDMLDGKVGSARAYAAPFVADDAAVAAGAQLGRRAVVCAGARIERGAVVEDSVVHPHAVVEEGATVGRSILGPRSRVGAGAVVNRSVLAEGAAVPAGVALDDARVSAGQVAAPTERTGAPDRMG from the coding sequence ATGAAGGCCGTCGTTCTGGTCGGCGGGGAGGGCACCCGTCTGCGTCCGCTCACCGAGACGATCAAGAAGGAGCTCCTCCCGCTGATGGGGCGCGCGGTCCTCCACCACACGCTCGACCATCTGTCGCGTCACGGCGTGCACGAGGTCATCCTGTCGAGCTCGTACCTCGAGGACACGTTCCGCTCGTTCATCGACGCTCGGCGTGGCGATCCGACGATCACGTGGATCACCGAGACCGAGCCGCTGGGAACGGGGGGCGCGATCGTGAACGCGCTCGCCTCCGTCGGAACGGACGAGCCGTTCCTCGCGCTGAACGGCGACATCGTCACCGATCTCGACGTCACGGCCATGGTCGCCACGCACCGAACGCGCGGAGCCGCTGCGACGATCGCCCTTGCGCACGTCGACGACGCCCGGGCGTTCGGCCTCGTCGCGACGCAGGCCGATGGGCGCGTGACGGAGTTTCGGGAGAAGCCACAGGAACCAGTGCCCGGCGACATCAACGCGGGCACCTACGTGCTCGAGCCGTCGGCACTGTCGCGTTGGGAGCTCGGATCGCGCTCGATCGAACGCGACGTGTTCCCGGCGCTGATCGCCGACGGCCTTCCCGTCTACGGGTTCTCCTCGGACGCGTACTGGATCGATCTCGGAACGCCCGAGAAGTACCTGCAGGCGCACTTCGACATGCTCGATGGAAAGGTGGGGTCGGCCCGCGCCTACGCGGCGCCGTTCGTGGCCGATGATGCGGCAGTGGCGGCCGGTGCGCAACTGGGGCGCCGCGCCGTCGTATGCGCGGGTGCGCGGATCGAACGCGGCGCGGTCGTCGAGGACAGCGTCGTGCACCCGCACGCCGTCGTCGAAGAAGGCGCGACGGTGGGCCGCTCGATCCTCGGACCGCGCTCACGCGTGGGGGCCGGCGCAGTGGTCAACCGTTCCGTGCTCGCGGAGGGCGCGGCCGTTCCGGCCGGAGTCGCTCTGGACGACGCCCGGGTCTCCGCGGGGCAGGTCGCGGCGCCGACGGAACGAACGGGCGCGCCGGACCGAATGGGGTAG
- a CDS encoding DUF3105 domain-containing protein, whose protein sequence is MERRESARPDSGSRSRAEKKELAREARERAIKSVRRKQATRRAVQVGVVAALAAGVFLFLTRVSAPGNIPEGALQAADAAGCGDVETPVSGTPDRTHLEPGESFNYGQQPAVAGAHDPSPLPPQPHVYEAPVEETRAVHNLEHAYVLIYYRPDGPDALPDDVVRNLQGLARSEEKVIMAPYPSLQDGTGLALAAWNKLWECPSGITGAQARTVATGFIDAYRGTSNAPEANVP, encoded by the coding sequence ATGGAGCGCCGCGAATCCGCTCGTCCGGACTCGGGTTCCCGCTCGCGCGCAGAGAAGAAGGAACTGGCGCGTGAGGCGCGCGAACGCGCGATCAAGTCCGTTCGCCGAAAGCAGGCCACCCGGCGAGCTGTCCAGGTCGGCGTCGTCGCCGCACTTGCGGCCGGAGTGTTCCTGTTCCTGACACGGGTGAGCGCGCCGGGCAACATCCCCGAAGGCGCGCTGCAGGCCGCGGACGCCGCCGGCTGCGGCGACGTCGAGACGCCCGTGAGCGGCACGCCGGACCGCACGCACCTCGAGCCCGGAGAGTCGTTCAACTACGGCCAGCAGCCGGCGGTGGCCGGTGCACACGATCCTTCGCCGCTGCCACCCCAGCCGCACGTCTACGAAGCACCCGTGGAGGAGACGCGGGCGGTCCACAACCTGGAGCACGCCTACGTGCTGATCTACTACAGGCCCGACGGTCCGGACGCGCTCCCCGACGACGTGGTCCGCAACCTGCAAGGTCTCGCCCGGTCCGAGGAAAAGGTCATCATGGCGCCGTACCCGTCGCTCCAAGACGGAACGGGGCTCGCGCTCGCCGCGTGGAACAAGCTGTGGGAGTGCCCGTCGGGGATCACTGGGGCGCAGGCGCGCACCGTCGCCACCGGGTTCATCGACGCGTACCGAGGAACGAGCAACGCCCCGGAAGCGAACGTTCCGTAG
- a CDS encoding glycosyltransferase family 4 protein, producing the protein MRIAVCHPQTPFVRGGAETHAEQLVGALRKAGHETDLVLVAGKWYPGAELVHQMAVWRSMELSESNGLPIDVVIPLKFPAYLIQHERKVVWLIHQHRTAYELWDHPEYADLARQKDAVLVRDAIHAADRVALGEAKRVFTNSKNVQRRLWDSLKIPSDPLYHRSPLTEDLLRREPGPYGDAIVFPSRFESLKRQSIVVDAMRHVKTDVRLVLVGRGPDEDALRRQIGEHGLSERVSIEVAVPNERLRELMLNALAVYYGPFDEDYGYVTLEGFAARRPVITLTDSGGPLEFVEDGQTGLVAPPDSKAVADAFDRLFAQRDLARRLGEAGRRCVEETVPEWPEVVERLLA; encoded by the coding sequence ATGCGGATCGCCGTGTGTCACCCACAGACGCCGTTCGTCCGCGGGGGCGCCGAGACGCACGCCGAGCAGCTCGTGGGAGCGCTCCGCAAGGCCGGCCACGAGACGGACCTCGTTCTCGTCGCCGGGAAGTGGTACCCGGGGGCCGAGCTCGTCCACCAGATGGCAGTGTGGCGAAGCATGGAGCTGTCCGAGTCGAACGGCCTTCCGATCGATGTGGTCATCCCGCTGAAGTTCCCCGCGTACCTGATCCAGCACGAACGGAAGGTCGTGTGGCTGATCCATCAGCACCGGACCGCGTACGAGCTGTGGGACCACCCGGAATACGCGGATCTCGCACGGCAGAAGGACGCGGTGCTCGTGCGCGACGCGATCCACGCGGCGGATCGCGTCGCGCTCGGCGAGGCCAAACGCGTGTTCACCAACTCGAAGAACGTGCAGCGCCGGCTGTGGGACTCGCTCAAGATCCCGTCCGATCCGCTGTATCACCGGTCTCCGCTCACGGAGGACCTGCTCCGGCGCGAGCCGGGGCCGTACGGCGACGCGATCGTGTTCCCCAGCCGGTTCGAGAGCCTGAAGCGGCAGAGCATCGTGGTCGACGCGATGCGTCATGTGAAGACCGACGTGCGCCTGGTCCTCGTCGGGCGCGGTCCGGACGAGGATGCCCTCCGACGCCAGATCGGCGAGCACGGCCTGAGCGAGCGCGTGTCGATCGAGGTGGCCGTCCCGAACGAACGCCTTCGCGAGCTGATGCTCAACGCGCTCGCCGTGTACTACGGCCCGTTCGACGAGGACTACGGGTACGTCACGCTCGAGGGCTTCGCCGCGCGCCGGCCGGTCATCACGCTCACCGACAGCGGGGGTCCGCTCGAGTTCGTCGAGGACGGCCAGACCGGACTCGTTGCGCCCCCGGATTCGAAGGCGGTCGCCGACGCCTTCGACAGGTTGTTCGCGCAGCGCGACCTGGCGCGCCGGCTGGGGGAGGCGGGACGACGGTGTGTAGAGGAGACCGTCCCGGAGTGGCCGGAGGTGGTCGAACGGTTGCTCGCCTGA
- a CDS encoding class I SAM-dependent methyltransferase, with amino-acid sequence MSDDDGPRTHDPVNGEPRVVGRRPAELGGTRSDIVGAGAELGHLGVPESELGLLPDDLAGLDAVEIGCGTGYVSAWLARRGARPVGLDNSSRQLATAQLFQDEFDLHFALVHADGERLPFRDGSFDYAVSEYGAAIWCDPYRWPRPRASFDPGAACCSSGGRRCC; translated from the coding sequence GTGAGCGACGACGACGGCCCGCGAACCCATGACCCCGTGAATGGTGAACCGCGCGTCGTGGGACGACGACCCGCCGAACTGGGTGGAACGCGGTCGGACATCGTGGGCGCGGGAGCCGAGCTGGGGCATCTGGGCGTTCCGGAATCGGAGCTCGGCTTACTGCCCGACGACCTGGCTGGTCTCGACGCCGTCGAGATCGGGTGCGGGACCGGGTACGTATCGGCCTGGCTCGCCCGGCGGGGTGCGCGGCCGGTGGGGCTCGACAACTCGAGCCGACAGCTCGCTACGGCACAGCTGTTCCAGGACGAGTTCGACCTGCACTTCGCGCTCGTCCACGCCGACGGCGAGCGCCTCCCGTTCCGTGACGGCTCGTTCGACTACGCCGTCTCGGAGTACGGCGCGGCGATCTGGTGCGACCCGTACCGGTGGCCGAGGCCGCGCGCGTCCTTCGACCCGGGGGCCGCCTGCTGTTCGTCCGGGGGACGCCGCTGCTGCTGA
- a CDS encoding glycosyltransferase family 4 protein, with protein sequence MRILLVGPYPPRHCGIGAYVAAQATRLRDEGHDVVVLSPPDGHGDVRLRFIGGSAFRQAARIAGRFDRIVVHFEPGLYFRPRTPVLHVITAASLLWLVARRPSVEILVHEATAPPSRLRPDYRLLGLAFARARLLFHTDAERRALERDYGIRTNATLVPHTASVTVHAVLRRDEARARLDLGHEPSVFVCAGFIHSDKGFDRAVRAFGIAGSPGRLYIVGSVRTPTSATLGYVDELRALCERTGGVTMIERYVSDAEFDEWITAADAVVFPYRRAWSSGALARAQRLGTPAFVADVGGLVEQAGPNDVVFDSDDGLARLLARPVAPAATP encoded by the coding sequence ATGCGGATCCTGCTCGTCGGTCCGTACCCGCCGAGGCACTGCGGGATCGGGGCGTACGTCGCCGCGCAGGCGACGCGGCTGCGCGACGAGGGTCACGACGTCGTCGTCCTCTCACCTCCGGACGGCCACGGAGACGTGCGACTCCGGTTCATCGGCGGTTCCGCGTTCCGTCAGGCGGCGCGGATCGCGGGGAGGTTCGACCGGATCGTCGTGCACTTCGAGCCGGGTCTGTACTTCCGGCCGCGAACGCCGGTGCTGCACGTGATCACGGCGGCGTCGCTGCTGTGGCTCGTCGCCCGCCGGCCGTCCGTCGAGATCCTGGTTCACGAGGCGACGGCGCCGCCATCTCGCCTTCGTCCCGACTACCGGCTGCTGGGACTGGCCTTCGCCCGAGCGCGGCTCCTGTTCCACACCGACGCCGAACGCCGCGCGCTCGAGCGCGACTACGGCATCCGAACGAACGCGACGCTCGTGCCGCATACGGCCTCCGTCACGGTTCACGCGGTGCTCCGCCGGGACGAGGCTCGCGCGCGTCTCGATCTCGGACACGAGCCTTCGGTGTTCGTGTGTGCGGGGTTCATCCACTCGGACAAGGGGTTCGACCGCGCCGTCCGGGCCTTCGGGATCGCGGGCTCGCCGGGACGTCTGTACATCGTCGGCTCGGTGCGAACGCCGACGTCCGCCACGCTCGGCTACGTCGACGAGCTACGGGCGCTCTGCGAACGAACCGGCGGCGTGACGATGATCGAGCGCTACGTCTCCGACGCCGAGTTCGACGAGTGGATCACCGCGGCGGATGCCGTCGTGTTCCCGTACCGGCGAGCGTGGTCGTCGGGCGCGCTGGCCCGGGCACAGCGGCTGGGGACGCCGGCGTTCGTCGCCGACGTCGGAGGACTGGTCGAACAGGCCGGTCCCAACGATGTCGTGTTCGATTCGGACGACGGACTGGCCAGGTTGCTGGCTCGGCCGGTCGCACCCGCGGCGACGCCGTAG
- a CDS encoding SpoIID/LytB domain-containing protein: protein MRRAITWTFVVLLAGLPAAPALAQGDDEFTFFGSGFGHGLGMSQWGAYGLAQEGWTASRILRHFYSGTRVDRAAAPAQLRIGLTQGRDAIHLEAEAGDVEIRDGDQRGTVFATIPSGETWLVRPTDSGYRIIDQRGNTVGTAGGPAAPIFAVYEPQQARVRIPEAGHAYNRGWIEFGVDDCSTSCRIRLILVTSPQEYLYGLGEVPSSWPKAALEAQAVAARTYAITKASTTQHRPECDCALMASSADQVYAGWDKEGGLDGDRWVRAVDDTDGLIVKDGGESIQAFYMSSSGGFTEDNENVWGGTPIDYLRGVCDPGDYTQANPSATWDVTYTASRITRQLSLRIGTVTDFVNAERGVSGRIVSIMVRGSNGSKSISGSALRAALGLRDDRVWINANRHITGEIREKYDALNCSPGLPRSRQTAMPGGMRQKFEDANIYFSQGTGAHELHGPVLTRYLELGGPGGRFGFPLTDVRRLSNGNLRARFERGVITCGDTRCFTS, encoded by the coding sequence ATGCGAAGAGCGATCACCTGGACGTTCGTCGTGCTCCTCGCCGGCCTTCCGGCGGCGCCCGCGCTTGCGCAAGGAGACGACGAGTTCACCTTCTTCGGCTCCGGCTTCGGCCACGGTCTTGGGATGTCGCAATGGGGCGCCTACGGCCTGGCCCAGGAGGGGTGGACCGCTTCGAGGATCCTCCGCCACTTCTACTCGGGAACGAGGGTGGATCGAGCGGCCGCGCCCGCGCAATTGCGCATCGGACTCACGCAGGGGCGAGACGCGATCCATCTGGAGGCGGAAGCCGGCGACGTCGAGATCCGGGACGGCGATCAACGCGGCACCGTCTTCGCCACGATACCGAGCGGGGAAACGTGGCTCGTGCGCCCGACCGACAGCGGGTACCGCATCATCGACCAGCGCGGGAACACCGTCGGCACGGCGGGTGGTCCGGCCGCGCCGATCTTCGCTGTCTACGAGCCCCAGCAGGCTCGAGTTCGCATCCCCGAGGCGGGACACGCGTACAACCGGGGCTGGATCGAGTTCGGAGTGGACGACTGTTCGACGTCGTGCCGGATCAGGCTGATCCTGGTGACCTCGCCGCAGGAGTACCTCTACGGGCTGGGCGAGGTGCCGAGCAGTTGGCCCAAGGCCGCGCTCGAGGCGCAGGCGGTCGCCGCGCGGACGTACGCGATCACAAAAGCGTCGACGACGCAGCACCGGCCCGAGTGCGATTGCGCGTTGATGGCGAGCTCGGCGGATCAGGTGTACGCCGGGTGGGACAAGGAGGGCGGCCTCGACGGGGATCGGTGGGTCCGTGCGGTCGACGATACCGACGGCCTCATCGTGAAGGACGGCGGCGAGTCGATCCAGGCGTTCTACATGTCGTCCTCGGGAGGCTTCACCGAAGACAACGAGAACGTGTGGGGTGGAACGCCGATCGACTACCTGCGCGGCGTGTGCGACCCCGGCGATTACACGCAGGCGAATCCCAGCGCGACGTGGGACGTCACGTACACCGCGTCCCGGATCACCAGGCAGCTCTCACTTCGCATCGGCACGGTGACCGACTTCGTGAACGCCGAGCGCGGCGTCTCGGGGCGTATCGTCAGCATCATGGTTCGGGGCTCGAACGGCTCGAAGTCGATCAGCGGGTCGGCGCTTCGGGCGGCGCTCGGTCTCCGGGACGACCGTGTGTGGATCAACGCCAACCGGCACATCACGGGGGAGATCCGGGAGAAGTACGACGCGTTGAACTGTTCTCCGGGGCTTCCGAGATCGCGCCAGACGGCGATGCCGGGTGGCATGCGTCAGAAGTTCGAGGACGCGAACATCTATTTCTCGCAGGGTACGGGTGCCCACGAGCTGCACGGCCCCGTGCTCACGCGCTACCTCGAGCTCGGCGGACCCGGCGGCAGGTTCGGGTTCCCCCTCACGGACGTTCGACGGCTCTCGAACGGGAACCTTCGGGCGCGGTTCGAGCGCGGCGTCATCACCTGCGGTGACACCCGCTGCTTCACGTCGTAG
- a CDS encoding glycosyltransferase family 4 protein, producing MPPARTGIASYSVSVLGSLERTGYLRHRDVDVVWPVKAKHDVMIRRYRLGVYHIGNNFEFHGDIYRLASLHPGLVVLHDLGLDDLVRALVASGDALGFRAGREALLRSERMTLAEARENEPLRWPWCAHIARVARGIVVHSEFSRRYLADFGCRTPIFVVPHPVVEKDADVRAAAATGARLRATLGVSGDDVLVVAPGDLNPAKQLEAVVDAVTRCHANVYLALVGRRIPTWDPDPVIAASGLGRRVHLVTDVTDEEFLGWLHAADVVVDLRFPHRGEVSGTLIRAMQVGRPCVVSGVGTYLDIPDDVVVHVAPGRPDPAELATVFGGLAADRDRRARLGERARAHLHATTGGDRTARGYELAIESTLGLVLDPRRLALARWARALSEIGVTSDMLDEDFGLSYVRGLDDLAPTR from the coding sequence ATGCCGCCGGCTCGGACGGGGATCGCCTCCTACTCGGTGAGCGTGCTCGGGTCGCTCGAGCGCACGGGGTATCTCCGGCATCGAGACGTCGACGTCGTTTGGCCGGTCAAGGCGAAGCACGACGTCATGATCCGGCGCTATCGCCTCGGCGTGTATCACATCGGGAACAACTTCGAATTCCACGGCGACATCTACCGCCTCGCGTCGCTCCACCCGGGGCTCGTGGTCTTGCACGACCTCGGCCTGGACGACCTCGTGCGCGCGCTCGTCGCGTCCGGTGATGCGCTGGGCTTTCGAGCGGGACGCGAGGCGTTGCTCCGCTCGGAGCGCATGACGCTCGCGGAAGCGCGCGAGAACGAACCGCTCAGGTGGCCATGGTGCGCGCACATCGCTCGAGTCGCACGCGGGATCGTGGTGCACTCCGAGTTCTCCCGCCGGTATCTGGCGGACTTCGGGTGCCGAACGCCGATCTTCGTCGTGCCCCATCCCGTAGTCGAGAAGGATGCGGACGTTCGTGCCGCCGCTGCGACGGGCGCTCGGCTCCGCGCGACGCTCGGCGTCTCGGGCGACGACGTGCTGGTCGTTGCGCCCGGAGACCTGAATCCGGCCAAGCAGCTCGAGGCCGTCGTCGACGCCGTCACCAGATGTCACGCGAACGTGTATCTCGCGCTCGTCGGCCGGCGGATCCCGACGTGGGACCCGGACCCCGTTATCGCCGCGAGCGGTCTTGGTCGTCGCGTCCATCTCGTGACCGACGTCACCGACGAGGAGTTCCTCGGATGGCTCCACGCCGCCGACGTCGTCGTCGACCTGCGGTTTCCGCACCGCGGCGAAGTGAGTGGCACGCTGATCCGCGCCATGCAGGTCGGCCGCCCGTGCGTCGTGAGCGGAGTCGGGACGTACCTCGACATCCCAGACGACGTCGTCGTTCACGTTGCACCGGGCAGGCCCGACCCGGCGGAGCTCGCCACGGTGTTCGGCGGGCTCGCCGCCGACCGCGACCGACGCGCGCGACTCGGCGAACGCGCCCGTGCGCACCTGCACGCCACCACGGGGGGCGACCGAACGGCGCGGGGCTACGAACTGGCGATCGAGTCGACGCTCGGGCTCGTATTGGATCCGCGACGCCTCGCGCTGGCGCGATGGGCCCGGGCGCTTTCGGAGATCGGCGTGACGAGCGACATGCTCGACGAGGACTTCGGTCTGAGCTACGTCCGCGGCCTCGACGACCTCGCCCCGACCCGATGA
- a CDS encoding EamA family transporter, protein MLIALILLSVALAAVAQLTLKTGMNHVNDELAPATFSLSGRSLRVLVGQPFVWGGLFLFGVSALVWLVVLSRASLSFAYPFAALTYVSILLFDHFVLNEQVPALRWAGVACIALGIFLISRTPHS, encoded by the coding sequence ATGCTCATCGCGTTGATCCTTCTGTCCGTCGCGCTCGCCGCGGTGGCGCAGCTCACGCTGAAGACGGGGATGAACCACGTGAACGACGAGCTCGCTCCGGCGACGTTCTCGCTCAGCGGCCGCTCGTTGCGTGTCCTCGTCGGGCAGCCGTTCGTGTGGGGCGGGCTCTTTCTCTTCGGCGTATCCGCGCTCGTGTGGCTGGTCGTCCTGTCTCGCGCCTCGCTGTCGTTCGCGTATCCGTTTGCTGCGCTCACCTACGTCTCGATCCTGCTGTTCGATCACTTCGTGCTCAACGAGCAGGTGCCGGCGCTGCGCTGGGCGGGGGTCGCCTGTATCGCGCTGGGGATCTTCCTGATCTCCCGAACGCCCCATTCGTGA
- a CDS encoding glycosyltransferase family 1 protein — protein sequence MQVIIDARSATAPHRTGVGRYTWQLVRRLPRVDPSTRYVAWYLNAGGVLTGRRFFSDVGASTLVEHGTPIPARWFNRAVARLDLPRMEWFVRGDVVFGPNFVPPPTRAQRVVVTVHDLGFRLLPSTAPHAVPWWLRSLERTLTGETRVIVPSNATADDVQEQYGVERDRIEVIPLGVDAEVFHPRDHDDVRGVRDRYGIDGPYVLFVGLEGRKNLQGMLDAFARVDGSVRPRLVLAGARPWDPDRRDTVAEALAGVPAEVRGVITLTGYVSERDASALLAGAELLAYPSLYEGFGLPVLEAMASGTPVLASNVSSLPELADGAAVLVDPHDPDAIAAGIESLLRDTALRARLRSAGLERARSYDWDATARRTAGVLRSAAAG from the coding sequence ATGCAGGTCATCATCGACGCGCGGTCCGCGACCGCGCCCCACCGAACCGGGGTCGGACGCTACACGTGGCAGCTCGTTCGGCGGCTCCCGCGGGTCGACCCTTCCACGCGATACGTGGCCTGGTACCTGAACGCCGGCGGCGTCCTGACCGGCCGCCGGTTCTTCTCGGACGTCGGCGCGTCGACCCTCGTCGAGCACGGCACGCCGATCCCCGCGAGGTGGTTCAACCGAGCCGTCGCCCGGCTCGATCTTCCGCGCATGGAGTGGTTCGTTCGTGGCGACGTCGTGTTCGGGCCGAACTTCGTTCCGCCGCCGACGCGCGCGCAACGCGTCGTCGTCACCGTTCACGACCTGGGGTTCCGCCTGTTGCCGTCGACGGCGCCGCACGCCGTGCCCTGGTGGCTCCGCAGCCTCGAGCGAACGCTGACCGGGGAAACGCGGGTCATCGTCCCGTCGAACGCGACGGCGGACGACGTCCAGGAACAGTACGGCGTGGAACGAGATCGCATCGAGGTGATCCCCCTCGGCGTCGACGCTGAGGTCTTCCACCCGCGCGACCACGACGACGTTCGCGGCGTGCGCGACCGCTACGGGATCGACGGGCCGTACGTCCTGTTCGTCGGTCTCGAGGGCCGGAAGAACTTACAGGGGATGCTCGACGCGTTCGCTCGCGTGGATGGCTCCGTTCGCCCGCGTCTGGTTCTTGCCGGAGCGAGGCCGTGGGATCCGGACCGACGAGACACCGTCGCGGAGGCGTTGGCAGGTGTTCCCGCCGAGGTCCGCGGCGTCATCACGCTGACGGGATACGTGTCCGAGCGGGACGCGTCGGCGCTGCTCGCCGGCGCGGAGCTGCTGGCGTACCCCTCGCTGTACGAGGGGTTCGGGCTCCCGGTCCTGGAGGCGATGGCATCGGGCACGCCGGTGCTCGCGTCGAACGTCTCGTCGCTCCCCGAGCTCGCCGACGGCGCTGCCGTACTCGTCGACCCCCACGATCCCGACGCGATCGCCGCGGGCATCGAGTCGCTCCTTCGGGACACGGCGCTCCGCGCGCGTCTTCGGAGCGCAGGTCTCGAACGCGCACGTAGCTACGACTGGGACGCGACCGCGCGTCGAACGGCCGGCGTTCTGCGCTCGGCGGCTGCTGGTTAG
- a CDS encoding ABC transporter permease has product MPRIREIVAKREVLLNLVRRELKVKYAASLLGAVWSLLNPIVYLAVFTFVSEVLGTAVDDYPVYLLSGLLAWNLFSTSIAAGARSVVDNANLVKKVTFPREILPLAAIGVALVDYVLQMGVLVLFMLVTGYAVPVPEIALLPLAFVALLAWATALTLFVAAGNVRYRDVGHLIGIALLVWFWLSPIVYAEALAQRFLEKGSVIWTAYFMNPLASIVAGLHRSLYGRVGMGESAALFDVSMAWLALVLLVVLVASLVLLRITWGYFFSRAGDFAEEL; this is encoded by the coding sequence GTGCCGCGCATCCGAGAGATCGTTGCCAAGCGCGAGGTCCTGCTTAACCTCGTTCGGCGCGAGCTGAAGGTGAAATACGCCGCGTCACTGCTCGGCGCCGTGTGGTCACTGCTCAACCCGATCGTGTACCTCGCCGTGTTCACGTTCGTCAGCGAGGTCCTGGGCACGGCGGTCGATGACTACCCCGTCTACCTGCTCTCCGGCCTCCTCGCGTGGAACCTGTTCTCGACATCGATCGCCGCCGGTGCACGGTCGGTCGTGGACAACGCGAACCTGGTCAAGAAGGTGACGTTTCCCCGAGAGATCCTCCCCCTCGCGGCGATCGGGGTCGCCCTCGTCGACTACGTGCTCCAGATGGGCGTGCTCGTGCTGTTCATGCTGGTGACGGGGTACGCAGTCCCGGTCCCCGAGATCGCGCTGCTGCCGCTCGCGTTCGTCGCCCTTCTCGCGTGGGCGACCGCCCTCACGCTGTTCGTGGCGGCCGGGAACGTGCGCTATCGCGACGTGGGGCACCTGATCGGCATCGCGCTGCTCGTGTGGTTCTGGCTGTCGCCGATCGTGTACGCCGAGGCCCTGGCGCAGCGGTTCCTCGAGAAGGGCTCCGTCATCTGGACGGCGTACTTCATGAACCCGCTCGCGTCGATCGTGGCGGGCTTGCACCGCAGCTTGTACGGCAGGGTCGGCATGGGCGAGAGCGCCGCGCTGTTCGATGTGAGCATGGCGTGGCTGGCGCTCGTGCTGCTCGTGGTCCTCGTTGCGTCGCTCGTGCTGCTGCGGATCACGTGGGGGTACTTCTTCTCGCGAGCGGGCGACTTCGCCGAGGAGCTCTAG